A window of the Drosophila simulans strain w501 chromosome 2L, Prin_Dsim_3.1, whole genome shotgun sequence genome harbors these coding sequences:
- the LOC6731142 gene encoding profilin isoform X2 → MDFCLSVTQEVQLRFAVTKEELSKLISGFDQQDGLTSNGVTLAGQRYIYLSGTDRVVRAKLGRSGVHCMKTTQAVIVSIYEDPVQPQQAASVVEKLGDYLITCGY, encoded by the exons ATGGATTTCTGTTTATCGGTGACTCAGGAGGTGCAGCTTCGCTTCGCG GTGACAAAAGAGGAGCTCTCCAAACTGATCAGCGGCTTTGACCAGCAGGACGGTCTCACCAGCAACGGCGTGACACTCGCCGGCCAGCGGTACATTTACCTTTCCGGCACAGACCGCGTGGTGCGCGCCAAGCTCGGCCGGAGCGGAGTGCACTGCATGAAGACAACACAAG CCGTGATCGTTTCCATCTACGAGGATCCCGTTCAGCCCCAGCAGGCCGCTTCCGTGGTAGAGAAACTTGGAGATTATCTGATTACTTGCGGGTACTAG
- the LOC6731141 gene encoding mitochondrial uncoupling protein 4 has translation MGKGVNTVFRPAEWNNSEEKERPKLEYLVTNKKTPPVELYLTSFASACSAEIVGYPFDMCKTRMQIQGEIASRVGQKVKYRGLLATAMGIVREEGLLKLYGGISAMVFRHSLFSGIKMLTYDYMREKMIVPDEDGRPQLSFLGSCISGVVAGATASVLTNPTELIKIQMQMEGQRRLRGEPPRIHNVLQALTSIYRTGGVVGLWKGTVPNTWRSALVTIGDVSCYDFCKRFLIAEFDLVDNREVQFLAAMTAGVADAILSLPADVVKSRIMNQPTDEQGRGIHYKGSLDCLSRLVREEGFLAMYKGFIPYWMRVGPASVVFWMTFEQIRRFRGSEGY, from the exons AGCAGAATGGAACAATTCGGAGGAGAAGGAAAGACCCAAGTTGGAGTACTTGGTGACCAACAAGAAGACTCCGCCGGTGGAACTCTACCTCACGTCATTCGCCTCCGCCTGCAGTGCCGAGATCGTGGGCTATCCCTTCGACATGTGCAAGACCCGGATGCAGATCCAGGGCGAGATCGCGAGCAGGGTGGGTCAGAAGGTCAAGTATCGGGGACTGCTGGCCACTGCCATGGGCATCGTCAGGGAGGAGGGTCTGCTGAAGCTCTACGGTGGCATATCCGCCATGGTGTTCCGCCACTCGCTCTTCAGTGGCATCAAAATGCTGACCTACGACTATATGCGTGAGAAGATGATCGTGCCCGACGAGGACGGCAGGCCGCAGCTATCCTTCCTGGGATCCTGCATCAGTGGCGTCGTGGCCGGCGCAACTGCCAGCGTACTAACCAATCCCACGGAGCTGATTAAGATCCAGATGCAGATGGAGGGACAGCGGCGTCTAAGGGGCGAGCCTCCACGCATCCACAATGTGCTCCAGGCCCTGACTTCCATTTACCGAACGGGTGGTGTTGTGGGTCTGTGGAAGGGAACTGTTCCAAACACGTGGCGCTCGGCACTCGTGACCATAG GGGACGTCAGCTGCTATGACTTTTGCAAACGGTTTCTCATTGCCGAGTTCGATCTGGTGGATAACCGAGAAGTCCAGTTCCTAGCCGCCATGACCGCCGGCGTAGCAGATGCCATTCTGAGCTTGCCGGCGGATGTGGTCAAGTCCCGGATCATGAATCAGCCAACCGATGAGCAGGGACGAGGCATTCATTACAAGGGCTCCCTGGATTGCTTAAGTAGGTTGGTTAGAGAGGAGGGCTTTTTGGCCATGTACAAGGGATTCATTCCATATTGGATGCGTGTCGGACCTGCCTCGGTGGTGTTCTGGATGACCTTCGAGCAGATTAGACGGTTTCGTGGCAGTGAAGGTTACTAG
- the LOC6731142 gene encoding profilin isoform X1 has product MSWQDYVDNQLLASQCVTKACIAGHDGNIWAQSNGFEVTKEELSKLISGFDQQDGLTSNGVTLAGQRYIYLSGTDRVVRAKLGRSGVHCMKTTQAVIVSIYEDPVQPQQAASVVEKLGDYLITCGY; this is encoded by the exons ATGAGCTGGCAAGATTATGTGGACAACCAACTCCTGGCCTCGCAGTGCGTGACCAAGGCGTGCATCGCCGGCCACGACGGCAACATTTGGGCGCAGTCCAATGGCTTTGAG GTGACAAAAGAGGAGCTCTCCAAACTGATCAGCGGCTTTGACCAGCAGGACGGTCTCACCAGCAACGGCGTGACACTCGCCGGCCAGCGGTACATTTACCTTTCCGGCACAGACCGCGTGGTGCGCGCCAAGCTCGGCCGGAGCGGAGTGCACTGCATGAAGACAACACAAG CCGTGATCGTTTCCATCTACGAGGATCCCGTTCAGCCCCAGCAGGCCGCTTCCGTGGTAGAGAAACTTGGAGATTATCTGATTACTTGCGGGTACTAG